A region from the Aquila chrysaetos chrysaetos chromosome 15, bAquChr1.4, whole genome shotgun sequence genome encodes:
- the DNAJC22 gene encoding dnaJ homolog subfamily C member 22, with protein sequence MAKRLLVAYGLWVLGGPLGLHHIYLGRDSHALLWMLTLGGFGGGWLWDFWHLPGWVAAANGTGVPGDRGRTVPALSPLRLAGQVMVGIYFGLVAALGLPWVPALLAQPLAVGLGVQLVSSVGDQTTEAPGILAAAFLASLLFQGRVLAVLPTSLAASIAAQRHRRYKPRGMPRPRLAARLYHLGLACLAFAAPLACRGVFGAVGVLGTLSALLRAATELLLLPLRASWLLAEVLGFAGGSPAREHGASFEPSSRSERQQRAYEVLGLPAGSSAEDVHRSYRELVKVWHPDHNRHRAEEAERRFIELQEAYEELAGPRRAAAG encoded by the exons atggcCAAGCGGCTGCTGGTGGCTTACGGgttgtgggtgctgggggggccgCTGGGGCTGCACCACATCTACCTGGGCCGGGACAGCCACGCGCTGCTTTGGATGCTGACGCTGGGCGGCTTCGGCGGCGGGTGGCTCTGGGACTTCTGGCACCTCCCCGGCTGGGTGGCCGCCGCCAACGGGACCGGGGTGCCCGGGGACCGCGGCAGGACCGTGCCGGCCCTTAGCCCCCTGCGCCTGGCCGGGCAGGTGATGGTGGGGATATATTTCGGGCTGGTGGCGGcactggggctgccctgggtgCCGGCGCTGCTGGCGCAGCccctggctgtggggctgggggtgcagctGGTCTCTTCGGTGGGTGACCAGACGACGGAGGCACCCGGCATCCTGGCCGCAGCCTTCCTCgcctccctcctcttccaggGCCGGGTGCTGGCGGTGCTGCCCACCAGCCTGGCCGCCAGCATCGCCGCTCAGCGGCACCGGCGCTACAAGCCCCGTGGGATGCCGCGGCCCCGGCTGGCCGCCCGGCTCTACCACCTGGGGCTGGCGTGCCTGGCCTTCGCCGCCCCGCTCGCCTGTCGCGGGGTCTTCGGCGCCGTCGGGGTGCTGGGCACCCTCTCGGCCCTGCTCCGTGCCGCCACCgagctcctgctcctgcccctccGTGCCAGCTGGCTCCTGGCAGAGGTCCTGGGCTTCGCTGGCGGCTCTCCGGCGCGGGAGCACGGCGCCAGCTTCGAACCGAGCAGCCGGAGCGAGCGGCAGCAGCGGGCGTATGAG GTCCTGGGCCTCCCGGCCGGCTCCTCCGCCGAAGACGTGCACCGGAGCTACCGGGAGCTGGTAAAGGTTTGGCACCCGGACCACAACCGGCACCGGGCCGAAGAGGCCGAGAGACGCTTCATCGAGCTGCAGGAGGCCTACGAGGAGCTGGCGGGGCCCAGGAGAGCGGCGGCGGGGTGA